Proteins from a genomic interval of Rhodothermales bacterium:
- a CDS encoding sodium/sugar symporter → MSFSTLDYVVFAGYAALIVFLGLWVSREEKGHDKDASDYFLASKSLPWWAIGASLIASNISAEQFIGMSGSGFRLGLAIATYEWMAAVTLLIVAYFFLPIYLKKGIFTMPQFLEVRFDARVRTILAVFWLLVYVFVNLTSVLYLGALAMEGIMGVSLWTGVLGLAAFATLYSVYGGLKAVAWTDVVQVIFLVGGGLLTTYLALDAFSGGEGAIAGFSKLLAEAGDRFNMILFEGELLYTDDAGDMQDAYDLLPGLSVLLGGMWIANLFYWGCNQYIIQRALAAKDLKEAQRGVAFAGYLKMILPLVVVVPGIVAYALEAPITRGDEAYPWLLNAYVGPGLKGLTFAALIAAIVSSLASMMNSTATIFTMDLYRNYVNEGASQQRLVFMGRVAAVVAIAVAAIMAPQLASLDQVFQYIQEYTGFVSPGVLAVFIMGLFWKKSTANAALVTALASIPLSLTMKVALPGLPFIDRMGVAFLASVLLIVLISLWEGKGKDSAKSIELDRSVLQNDPVFIGLAFGILGITAALYIIFW, encoded by the coding sequence ATGAGCTTTTCGACGCTCGACTACGTTGTTTTTGCGGGCTACGCCGCGCTGATCGTCTTTCTCGGTCTCTGGGTCTCCAGGGAAGAGAAAGGCCACGACAAGGACGCGTCAGACTATTTCCTGGCGTCCAAGTCCCTGCCCTGGTGGGCCATCGGCGCTTCGCTCATCGCGTCCAACATCTCGGCCGAACAATTCATCGGCATGTCCGGGTCGGGCTTCCGGCTGGGCCTGGCCATTGCCACCTATGAGTGGATGGCCGCGGTAACGCTGCTGATCGTGGCCTACTTCTTTCTGCCGATCTACCTCAAGAAGGGCATTTTTACGATGCCCCAGTTTCTCGAGGTACGGTTCGACGCCCGGGTACGCACCATCCTGGCCGTGTTCTGGCTGCTGGTCTATGTCTTTGTCAATCTCACGAGCGTGCTCTACCTGGGCGCGTTGGCGATGGAAGGCATCATGGGGGTCAGCCTGTGGACGGGAGTGCTGGGCCTGGCAGCGTTCGCCACACTGTACTCGGTATACGGTGGTCTGAAGGCGGTCGCCTGGACGGACGTGGTTCAGGTCATCTTCCTGGTGGGTGGAGGTCTGCTGACCACCTATCTGGCGCTGGACGCGTTTTCGGGGGGCGAAGGGGCCATCGCCGGATTCTCCAAGCTGCTCGCAGAGGCTGGGGATCGCTTCAACATGATTCTGTTCGAAGGCGAACTGCTGTACACGGACGATGCCGGCGACATGCAGGACGCCTACGACCTGCTGCCGGGGCTCTCGGTGTTGCTGGGGGGCATGTGGATTGCCAACCTGTTCTACTGGGGCTGCAACCAGTACATCATCCAGCGTGCTCTTGCCGCCAAGGACCTCAAGGAGGCCCAGCGCGGTGTGGCCTTCGCCGGCTACCTCAAGATGATCCTGCCGCTGGTTGTCGTGGTGCCCGGGATTGTGGCCTACGCACTGGAGGCTCCCATCACCCGCGGCGACGAGGCCTATCCGTGGCTGCTGAATGCCTACGTGGGCCCCGGTCTGAAGGGCCTCACCTTCGCGGCGCTGATTGCGGCCATCGTCTCGTCGTTGGCGTCCATGATGAACTCCACGGCTACCATCTTCACGATGGACCTGTACCGCAACTACGTGAACGAGGGTGCCAGTCAGCAGCGCCTGGTCTTTATGGGGCGGGTAGCCGCCGTGGTGGCGATCGCGGTCGCAGCGATCATGGCCCCGCAGCTGGCAAGCCTCGACCAGGTGTTCCAGTACATCCAGGAGTACACCGGCTTTGTCAGCCCGGGCGTTCTGGCGGTCTTCATCATGGGTCTGTTCTGGAAAAAGTCGACCGCCAATGCGGCGCTGGTCACTGCCCTGGCTTCGATTCCTCTGTCGTTGACCATGAAGGTGGCCCTGCCCGGCCTGCCCTTTATTGATCGCATGGGAGTGGCCTTCCTGGCCTCCGTCCTGCTGATCGTGCTCATCTCACTCTGGGAGGGCAAAGGCAAGGACAGTGCGAAGAGCATAGAGCTCGACCGCAGCGTGCTGCAGAATGACCCCGTGTTCATTGGCCTTGCGTTCGGCATCCTGGGCATCACGGCGGCCCTCTACATCATCTTCTGGTAG
- a CDS encoding carboxypeptidase-like regulatory domain-containing protein yields MRSAAWIILLCVTSMPLRAQVLLNGVVSGSDDGLPLPAATVQVEGQALGTVTSRDGRFTLAVATLPVTLLVRHIGYSSRRIDVVAAGPLRIQLDPSPVELGELVVSGEDPALPIMRHVLARKQAWRDSISTSYAEVYSRFQLYREFDLVEVEETIGAHWWHAGLGVRQITRARRVQPDRPEQFLYAAPTHVPNLYDDQVPIEGTRFLGPLHPDALDNYRFRLTGQRAQDGRLIHDIAYTPFGLTAAGFVGTLAVEDSTFDVLLITARPTIDRMGPPPVLDRSVRMEQHFARRGIAMVPVYFEANGAVRFGRAGVRYPRARYRQVSGLSLHVTGVQLPDTLRTSGRSLRDDPGIQGGTWLFSWNPGMIPLTDEERREMDGMRSNRGLGAYFRPEGLLAQYAAIPIAERREEPPEIGVPDPVWFKPWVWFNRVDGWHIGLRPEVPLTRSVTLRPGLAFAEAPDEVRWTAAAHYDEGPWSGSFGAERLTGIVGVGKHPDRFLTGLAAYAGWDDYFDYYDRARRWATLGFSRRISWEVTASHEEHRSVPKQDDYEGWLKRNVQRANPPIDEGTLAALSARLGLGEPDRDARRLTGHLDLQGEVASEGMLGSDFGFSRWQGAASLQVPTLMRRRAVPAMLRLDVVAGGGSAGVPVQRRGVLDVATGPVAGEVAFRSRHDARLVARRWAALFWQHDFGSAIAERMGFGETNLGIVVFGAHGTAWHGSTTRRDEIGIAWSKPFNLPFRINLATDLREWSPLVTLEYYGVARRLLGR; encoded by the coding sequence ATGCGCAGTGCGGCCTGGATCATACTCCTGTGTGTGACCTCCATGCCGCTCCGTGCGCAGGTCCTGCTGAACGGGGTGGTTTCCGGAAGCGACGATGGCCTGCCGCTGCCCGCGGCGACCGTGCAGGTGGAGGGTCAGGCGCTCGGAACTGTGACCAGCCGGGACGGGCGGTTCACCCTGGCCGTAGCCACGCTTCCGGTAACGCTCCTGGTACGGCACATCGGGTACTCCTCGCGGCGCATCGACGTCGTGGCTGCAGGCCCATTGCGCATCCAACTGGACCCCAGTCCGGTGGAACTGGGAGAATTGGTGGTCTCCGGCGAAGATCCGGCGCTGCCCATCATGCGCCACGTGCTGGCCCGCAAGCAGGCCTGGCGGGACTCGATTTCCACGTCCTATGCGGAAGTGTACTCGCGCTTTCAGCTGTACCGGGAGTTCGACCTCGTCGAGGTGGAGGAGACGATCGGTGCGCACTGGTGGCACGCCGGCCTGGGCGTACGGCAGATCACCCGCGCCCGGCGGGTGCAGCCCGACCGGCCCGAGCAGTTTCTGTATGCCGCGCCGACGCATGTGCCGAACCTGTATGACGACCAGGTCCCCATTGAAGGCACGCGCTTCCTGGGTCCCCTCCACCCGGATGCCCTCGATAATTATCGCTTTCGCCTGACCGGCCAGCGGGCGCAAGACGGACGGCTGATTCACGACATCGCCTACACGCCATTTGGACTGACGGCGGCCGGGTTTGTCGGCACGCTGGCCGTGGAGGACTCAACCTTTGATGTGCTCCTGATCACGGCGAGGCCCACCATTGACCGCATGGGTCCGCCGCCGGTGCTGGACCGGTCGGTGAGGATGGAGCAACACTTTGCTCGACGGGGTATCGCCATGGTGCCCGTCTACTTTGAGGCCAACGGGGCCGTGCGATTCGGCAGGGCCGGGGTACGCTATCCACGAGCCCGGTATCGACAGGTATCCGGGTTGTCCCTGCACGTCACTGGCGTACAACTGCCGGATACGCTGCGCACCTCTGGACGCAGCCTCCGGGATGACCCCGGTATACAGGGTGGCACGTGGCTGTTCTCCTGGAATCCGGGCATGATTCCGTTGACCGATGAGGAGCGTCGCGAGATGGACGGCATGCGATCGAACCGTGGTTTAGGCGCCTACTTTCGACCGGAGGGACTCCTGGCCCAGTACGCGGCCATTCCGATTGCTGAGCGCAGGGAAGAGCCGCCCGAAATCGGCGTTCCGGATCCCGTCTGGTTCAAGCCCTGGGTATGGTTCAACCGGGTCGACGGATGGCACATTGGGCTCAGGCCGGAGGTGCCGCTCACCCGCAGCGTCACATTGCGCCCGGGACTGGCCTTCGCCGAAGCGCCTGACGAAGTACGCTGGACGGCTGCTGCCCACTATGACGAAGGTCCCTGGTCGGGCTCATTCGGCGCAGAGCGGCTCACCGGAATCGTGGGGGTAGGCAAGCACCCGGATCGTTTTCTGACGGGTCTGGCGGCGTACGCCGGCTGGGACGACTATTTCGACTATTACGATCGGGCGCGGCGCTGGGCCACGCTGGGATTCAGTCGCCGCATCTCATGGGAAGTGACCGCATCGCACGAGGAACACCGGTCGGTGCCCAAGCAGGACGACTACGAAGGCTGGCTCAAACGCAACGTGCAGCGTGCGAATCCGCCAATTGACGAAGGCACCCTGGCCGCGCTCTCGGCGCGACTTGGGCTGGGCGAGCCGGACCGAGACGCACGGCGCCTGACCGGTCATCTGGATCTGCAGGGCGAGGTCGCGAGCGAGGGCATGCTGGGCTCTGACTTCGGCTTCAGTCGGTGGCAGGGAGCGGCTTCGCTTCAGGTGCCGACGCTGATGCGCCGGAGGGCCGTGCCGGCGATGCTGCGGCTTGACGTAGTCGCGGGCGGAGGGTCAGCAGGCGTGCCCGTTCAGCGCCGGGGGGTGCTGGATGTGGCTACTGGTCCCGTTGCTGGAGAGGTGGCGTTTCGAAGTCGCCATGACGCTCGACTCGTCGCCCGCCGCTGGGCCGCGCTGTTCTGGCAGCACGACTTCGGGTCCGCGATCGCCGAACGCATGGGCTTCGGTGAGACCAACCTCGGCATTGTGGTCTTTGGAGCGCACGGAACGGCGTGGCACGGCAGCACCACGCGTCGGGATGAAATCGGAATCGCGTGGTCGAAGCCGTTCAATCTACCGTTCCGCATAAACCTGGCGACCGACCTGCGGGAATGGAGTCCCCTGGTGACCCTGGAGTACTACGGCGTTGCCCGGCGGCTGCTGGGTCGCTAG
- a CDS encoding metal-dependent hydrolase → MDSLTQIALGAAVGEAAVGREAGGRGAAWGAALGTLPDLDILAYPFLDSVGELAFHRGLTHSLVFAVVMAPLVGTFLARLHRAFEVPRWRWRWMVFWVIGTHILLDSFTVYGTQVFWPVTDYPLAFNSLFIIDPLYTIPLAMGVVFALFLRRGSSRRAHANQLGLLVSTLYVLWSLVAKGVAYDALNRGWAAAGLEPERTMTNATPLNTIMWMGIAQQDDSLHVGLFSLLDSAPPDSFLVIPMRSELVRPVAEERAVRRVLGFSKGWYSAFERDGALVIDDYRFGRSDGWLGDSGSPIFRFVMEPGDCGDTWCSFYQARPMLGSLGAVWDRMWGQ, encoded by the coding sequence TTGGATTCACTGACGCAGATAGCCCTGGGAGCGGCGGTCGGCGAGGCCGCCGTAGGGCGCGAGGCGGGCGGGCGCGGGGCGGCCTGGGGCGCGGCGCTGGGCACGCTGCCGGATCTGGACATCCTGGCGTATCCGTTCCTCGATTCGGTGGGGGAGCTGGCGTTCCACCGGGGACTGACGCACTCCCTGGTCTTTGCTGTAGTCATGGCCCCGCTGGTGGGGACGTTCCTCGCACGGCTCCACAGGGCTTTCGAGGTGCCGAGGTGGCGATGGCGCTGGATGGTGTTCTGGGTAATCGGCACCCATATCCTGCTGGACAGCTTCACGGTGTACGGCACGCAGGTGTTCTGGCCGGTCACGGACTATCCGCTGGCGTTCAACAGCCTGTTCATCATCGATCCGCTGTACACGATCCCGCTTGCGATGGGGGTGGTGTTCGCCCTGTTCCTGCGGCGCGGGTCTTCGCGGCGTGCCCACGCAAACCAGCTCGGGTTGCTGGTCAGCACGTTGTATGTGCTCTGGTCCCTCGTGGCGAAAGGCGTGGCGTACGATGCCCTGAATCGCGGCTGGGCGGCGGCCGGTCTGGAGCCCGAGCGCACCATGACCAATGCCACGCCTCTGAATACGATCATGTGGATGGGTATTGCCCAGCAGGACGACAGCCTGCATGTAGGGCTCTTCAGCCTGCTGGACAGCGCGCCGCCGGACAGCTTCCTGGTTATTCCGATGCGGTCCGAGCTGGTCCGGCCGGTTGCCGAAGAGCGGGCCGTACGTCGTGTGCTGGGCTTTTCGAAAGGGTGGTACTCGGCGTTTGAGCGAGACGGTGCCCTGGTGATCGACGACTACCGCTTCGGAAGATCGGACGGTTGGTTGGGGGACAGCGGCTCTCCCATTTTCCGTTTCGTGATGGAGCCGGGTGATTGCGGGGACACCTGGTGCAGTTTCTATCAGGCCCGGCCCATGCTGGGATCACTGGGCGCGGTCTGGGACCGCATGTGGGGTCAGTAG
- a CDS encoding choice-of-anchor B family protein: MRFQAALLSLVLVSASGVSADPFAAFGGSVLLHQNTLYISEASGFHEPGQVHIVKQQGDGAWQIVQSVMAADGQVGDRFGSAVSAHGDLLVVGASAASDGNGRVYIFRRGSDGLYSQAATLDAPSANGATGFASSVAIVEEAIVVGAPRASDGAGQVHVFVYNSGEWVAVATLRDDGDDARFGSALSPDGNRLAASSPGAAKVAVFEWSGVSMNPAGTVIWEGDMPGRFGSSVHLQEGRLAIGAPAAERVHTYFWRDGEWQSDVMIEAPESFGERSQFGSSVQVDGRAVWIGAPWASGGGQLMRWDESGPIEILQESGLSGRPSFGAGFAASGDFLAVGAAGDAYGEGTAFVYRRGGDGWAVSDVLYNAVDAVPAVAGAEVECSDGAAGPYSCNRVDLLAFLPNEDMEINRGVRLNDIWGWTDPETGKEYALVGHMEAMAVVDVSSPTGPVYLGTLPRTEGSPGSTWRDIKVYRDHAFIVADGAGQHGMQVLDLRQLRDLADIPVTFEPTAFYDGIASAHNIVINEDTGYAYTVGNSSGGETCGGGLHMIDIRDPANPTFVGCFTHSGTNSGGGGATHDAQCVSYQGPDSDHRGQEICVSSNGAALSISDVSDKDNPVAVSQATYPNYAYVHQGWFTDDQRYFYQNDEGDELSGLVDRTRTLIWDLTDLDDPQMIGEFFGPTNATDHNLYVDGNLMYQTNNASGLRIVDISDPENPVEVGHFDTTPYGNDKAGFNGTWSSYPYFGSGTLVVTSRREGLFLVRKRNIDT, encoded by the coding sequence ATGCGTTTTCAGGCCGCTCTCCTTTCTCTGGTTCTTGTATCTGCTTCCGGCGTCTCTGCGGATCCGTTCGCCGCCTTCGGTGGCTCGGTTTTGCTGCACCAGAACACGTTGTACATCTCCGAGGCATCCGGCTTTCACGAGCCGGGCCAGGTCCACATCGTCAAGCAGCAGGGGGACGGAGCCTGGCAGATCGTGCAATCCGTGATGGCCGCGGACGGGCAGGTCGGAGACCGCTTTGGTTCGGCTGTCTCGGCACACGGTGATCTGCTGGTCGTGGGCGCCTCGGCAGCGTCCGACGGCAACGGCCGCGTATACATTTTCCGGCGGGGGTCCGATGGGCTGTACAGCCAGGCCGCAACGCTGGATGCTCCCTCCGCCAACGGCGCGACCGGTTTTGCGAGTTCGGTGGCCATCGTGGAAGAGGCCATCGTTGTAGGAGCGCCGCGCGCTTCAGACGGCGCCGGGCAGGTTCACGTTTTTGTATACAACTCCGGAGAATGGGTGGCCGTCGCCACCCTGAGGGATGACGGGGACGATGCGCGGTTCGGGTCAGCGCTCTCTCCCGACGGCAATCGCCTGGCCGCCTCGTCTCCGGGCGCCGCCAAGGTCGCTGTATTCGAGTGGTCCGGGGTCAGCATGAACCCCGCGGGCACGGTCATCTGGGAAGGCGACATGCCGGGCCGATTCGGGAGCTCCGTGCATCTCCAGGAAGGCCGCCTGGCCATCGGTGCCCCCGCTGCGGAGCGCGTGCACACCTACTTCTGGCGGGACGGAGAGTGGCAATCGGATGTCATGATCGAAGCACCGGAGTCGTTTGGTGAACGCTCCCAGTTCGGATCGTCGGTGCAGGTGGACGGTCGGGCGGTATGGATTGGTGCGCCCTGGGCGTCGGGAGGCGGCCAATTGATGCGCTGGGATGAGAGCGGACCCATCGAAATCCTGCAGGAAAGCGGACTCAGCGGCAGGCCGTCCTTTGGCGCAGGTTTCGCGGCCTCCGGCGACTTCCTTGCGGTGGGTGCGGCCGGAGATGCGTATGGCGAGGGTACGGCCTTCGTCTATCGCCGCGGCGGTGACGGCTGGGCCGTCAGCGACGTGCTCTACAACGCCGTCGATGCCGTGCCCGCAGTCGCCGGCGCCGAGGTGGAGTGTTCGGACGGAGCCGCCGGACCCTACTCCTGTAACCGGGTCGACCTGCTGGCCTTCCTCCCCAACGAGGACATGGAAATCAATCGTGGCGTTCGCCTGAACGACATCTGGGGCTGGACCGACCCGGAGACGGGCAAGGAATACGCCCTGGTGGGACACATGGAGGCCATGGCGGTGGTCGACGTGTCCAGCCCGACCGGCCCGGTCTATCTCGGCACGCTGCCCCGGACTGAAGGCTCACCGGGCTCGACCTGGCGCGACATCAAGGTCTACCGGGATCATGCTTTTATCGTGGCAGACGGTGCGGGCCAGCACGGCATGCAGGTGCTGGACCTGCGACAGCTACGCGACCTGGCGGACATCCCGGTGACGTTCGAGCCGACGGCGTTTTATGACGGGATCGCGTCGGCGCACAACATTGTGATCAATGAAGACACGGGCTATGCCTATACCGTAGGCAACAGCTCCGGCGGCGAGACGTGCGGCGGCGGCCTGCACATGATCGACATTCGAGACCCCGCCAATCCGACCTTCGTCGGTTGCTTCACGCACTCCGGCACAAACAGCGGTGGCGGCGGCGCCACTCACGATGCGCAGTGCGTCAGCTATCAGGGGCCGGATTCCGATCATCGCGGCCAGGAAATCTGCGTCAGTTCCAACGGGGCTGCGCTGTCCATCTCCGACGTCTCCGACAAGGACAATCCCGTCGCCGTGAGCCAGGCCACATATCCGAACTACGCCTACGTGCACCAGGGGTGGTTCACGGATGACCAGCGGTATTTCTACCAGAATGATGAGGGCGATGAGCTCTCCGGCCTGGTGGACCGAACGCGCACCCTGATCTGGGACCTCACGGATCTGGATGACCCCCAGATGATCGGAGAGTTCTTCGGACCCACCAACGCGACGGACCACAATCTGTATGTGGACGGCAACCTGATGTACCAGACCAACAATGCCAGCGGACTACGCATTGTCGACATCAGCGACCCGGAGAATCCCGTCGAGGTCGGACACTTCGACACCACGCCCTATGGCAACGACAAGGCCGGGTTCAACGGCACCTGGAGCAGCTATCCGTATTTCGGTTCCGGCACGCTGGTGGTGACCAGTCGCCGGGAAGGACTGTTTCTGGTGCGAAAGCGCAACATCGACACCTAG
- a CDS encoding PD40 domain-containing protein — protein sequence MYRILPLLLVLSPLAVQAQDADSTAAEADTTWFAEKADLPLNAARTLSYTASEGSWISVDVSPDGSRIVFDFLGDLFLLPIAGGTADTLTTGMAFDAQPRFSPDGTEVLFISDRSGSDNVWIIEVETGETRALTTSKSNPMHSPAWSPDGDYVVYSKGEGRFGVSKLWMAHKDGGSGTKLIDSPNNLRTSGAAFTPDGRQIWYARGTNTWNYNASMPQYQLAYYDRETGEQFTRTSRYGSAMRPTLSPDGRWLVYASRHEEQTGLVRRDLRTGDEMWLVYPVQRDDQESVASRDVMPGMAFMPDSQSLIATWEGKLWRQPIDGSAATEIPFEVAVNLEVGPEVEFEYAIEDTPTFTVREIRDAVPSPDGARLAFTALDRLYVMDYPDGTPQRLTEADETEAFPTWSPDGQWVAYATWDGEAGHLKRVRSNGRGDAEQLTLNSGLYQLPAYNNDGSRIVAVRGPARAYRESTGPFAPGAVDDLVWIPGDGGAVTEIAPSRGRTAPHFVQGSDRIYLYAGSRGVVSIRYDGTDEKEHVKVAGNRRPGATQPNRASWIKLAPRGDQALAQVNDDLYVVTVPMIGGTTPDISVSNPANAAFPARKLTEIGSQFPAWQSDGNTVHWGIGNAHFIFDLVEADRIDEIIAAEKKAKADAAADSSAAAGDGAVVADSTGAAPEVAADSTSASPETKPYKAVEHRIQIEAERDTPRGSVILSGARIITMNGDEVLESADILIENNRIAGVGSGFTADRVIDVSGHTIVPGFVDVHAHMWPAWNLHKPQDWQYLANLAYGVTTTRDPQTSSTDVITYGDQVTAGMMIGPRVYSTGPGIFGDYVEDGIRDLAHARDIMKRYSEYYDTKTIKMYMAGNRQQRQWVLIAAKEYGIMPTTEGGLDMKYNLTMVIDGYPGQEHSYPVYPLYEDVVRLTAFTRMAYTPTLLVAYGGPFGENWFYTRENPHDDEKLARFTPHEVLDQSTRRRSEGWFRDEEYIHSRHAEVADEILKAGGRVAVGSHGQLQGLGYHWELWATASGGMTAHNALRTATILGAEAIGLAGDLGSIEAGKLADLVILRDNPLDDIRNTNSIRYVMMNGRLYDGDSLAEVWPRERPTELPAQRTPDMR from the coding sequence ATGTACCGAATACTCCCTCTCCTCCTCGTTCTGTCTCCCCTGGCCGTTCAGGCGCAGGATGCGGATTCCACCGCTGCCGAAGCGGATACCACCTGGTTCGCAGAGAAGGCGGATTTGCCCCTGAACGCGGCCCGCACCCTCTCATACACGGCCAGCGAAGGATCCTGGATCTCAGTGGATGTAAGTCCGGACGGCAGCCGCATCGTCTTCGACTTTCTGGGAGACCTGTTTCTGCTCCCGATCGCTGGGGGCACCGCCGACACGCTGACGACCGGCATGGCCTTCGACGCACAGCCGCGGTTCAGCCCGGACGGGACGGAGGTGCTGTTCATCTCAGACCGCAGCGGTAGTGACAATGTCTGGATCATCGAGGTCGAGACCGGCGAGACCCGTGCGCTGACCACCAGCAAGTCCAATCCCATGCACAGTCCGGCATGGTCTCCGGACGGGGACTATGTGGTCTATTCCAAGGGTGAGGGACGCTTTGGGGTGTCGAAGCTGTGGATGGCGCACAAGGACGGCGGGTCCGGCACCAAGCTCATCGACAGTCCGAACAATCTGCGCACGTCGGGCGCGGCGTTTACACCGGATGGCCGGCAGATCTGGTACGCCCGGGGCACCAACACCTGGAACTACAACGCGTCGATGCCGCAGTACCAGCTGGCATACTACGACCGCGAGACCGGTGAGCAGTTCACGCGCACCAGCCGCTACGGCTCGGCCATGCGCCCGACCCTTTCACCGGACGGGCGATGGCTCGTATATGCGTCCCGGCATGAGGAGCAGACGGGGCTTGTGCGACGGGACCTGCGCACGGGCGACGAGATGTGGCTGGTCTACCCCGTGCAGCGGGACGATCAGGAGTCGGTGGCCAGCCGTGACGTGATGCCCGGCATGGCATTCATGCCGGACTCGCAGTCGCTGATTGCGACCTGGGAGGGCAAGCTCTGGCGGCAGCCGATCGACGGAAGTGCGGCAACCGAGATCCCTTTTGAGGTCGCCGTCAATCTCGAGGTCGGACCGGAAGTGGAGTTCGAGTATGCGATCGAAGACACGCCCACCTTCACGGTGCGCGAGATCCGCGATGCGGTGCCGAGTCCGGACGGCGCGCGACTGGCTTTCACGGCGCTCGACCGGTTGTACGTGATGGACTATCCGGACGGCACGCCGCAGCGCCTCACCGAAGCGGACGAAACCGAGGCGTTCCCGACCTGGTCTCCGGACGGGCAGTGGGTCGCGTATGCCACCTGGGACGGCGAAGCGGGACATCTCAAGCGGGTGCGTTCGAACGGCCGCGGGGATGCCGAGCAGCTGACCCTGAACTCGGGACTGTACCAGCTTCCGGCCTACAACAACGATGGCAGCCGCATTGTGGCGGTGCGGGGCCCGGCGCGGGCGTATCGCGAGTCTACGGGGCCGTTTGCCCCGGGTGCGGTGGATGACCTTGTCTGGATTCCGGGCGATGGGGGGGCGGTGACTGAGATCGCCCCGTCGCGCGGCCGCACGGCACCACACTTTGTACAGGGTTCGGACCGGATTTACCTCTACGCGGGCTCGCGGGGCGTCGTGTCCATCCGATACGACGGCACCGACGAAAAGGAGCACGTCAAGGTGGCGGGCAACCGTCGGCCTGGTGCTACCCAGCCCAACCGGGCGTCCTGGATCAAGCTGGCGCCTCGCGGCGACCAGGCGCTGGCCCAGGTGAACGATGACCTCTATGTGGTGACGGTACCGATGATCGGCGGCACGACACCGGACATCTCGGTTTCGAATCCGGCCAATGCCGCATTCCCTGCACGAAAGCTGACCGAGATCGGCAGTCAATTCCCCGCCTGGCAGTCGGACGGCAATACGGTGCACTGGGGTATCGGCAACGCGCACTTCATCTTTGATCTGGTTGAGGCGGATCGCATCGACGAGATCATTGCGGCGGAGAAGAAAGCAAAGGCGGATGCGGCCGCGGATTCCAGCGCGGCGGCAGGAGACGGTGCCGTGGTGGCAGACTCAACCGGTGCAGCGCCGGAGGTGGCCGCAGACAGCACGAGCGCATCGCCCGAAACCAAGCCCTACAAGGCCGTCGAGCACCGCATTCAGATTGAGGCCGAACGGGATACGCCCCGGGGCTCGGTGATCCTTTCCGGCGCGCGCATCATCACCATGAATGGCGATGAGGTGCTGGAGTCCGCAGACATTCTGATCGAGAACAACCGTATCGCCGGCGTGGGGTCCGGGTTCACGGCGGACCGGGTTATCGATGTGTCCGGCCATACAATTGTGCCGGGATTTGTCGACGTGCATGCGCACATGTGGCCCGCCTGGAATCTGCACAAGCCGCAGGACTGGCAGTACCTGGCCAACCTCGCGTACGGCGTGACGACCACGCGGGACCCGCAGACCTCATCGACCGATGTCATTACCTACGGAGACCAGGTGACGGCCGGCATGATGATCGGACCGCGGGTGTATTCCACCGGGCCCGGCATCTTCGGGGACTACGTGGAGGACGGCATTCGCGACCTGGCCCACGCCCGGGACATCATGAAGCGGTACTCGGAGTATTACGATACCAAGACCATCAAGATGTACATGGCGGGCAACCGCCAGCAGCGGCAGTGGGTGCTGATTGCCGCCAAGGAGTATGGCATCATGCCGACCACCGAGGGTGGCCTGGACATGAAGTACAACCTGACCATGGTGATCGACGGGTATCCCGGGCAGGAGCACTCGTATCCCGTGTATCCGCTGTACGAGGATGTGGTGCGGCTGACGGCATTCACCCGCATGGCCTACACGCCGACGCTGCTGGTGGCCTACGGCGGGCCGTTCGGCGAGAACTGGTTCTACACGCGCGAGAATCCGCACGATGACGAGAAGCTGGCCCGATTCACGCCGCATGAGGTGCTGGATCAGTCTACGCGGCGTCGCAGCGAAGGCTGGTTTCGGGACGAGGAGTACATCCACTCGAGGCATGCGGAGGTTGCTGACGAGATCCTCAAGGCAGGCGGTCGGGTGGCCGTGGGTTCGCACGGGCAGCTTCAGGGTCTTGGCTACCATTGGGAGCTGTGGGCGACGGCCTCAGGCGGCATGACGGCGCACAATGCACTCCGTACCGCCACCATTCTCGGGGCCGAGGCCATCGGGCTGGCGGGAGACCTGGGGTCAATCGAGGCCGGCAAGCTGGCGGACCTGGTGATCCTTCGCGACAACCCGCTCGATGACATCCGGAATACGAACAGCATCCGATACGTGATGATGAACGGGCGACTGTACGACGGCGATTCGCTGGCCGAAGTGTGGCCTCGCGAGCGCCCGACAGAACTGCCGGCCCAGCGCACCCCGGACATGCGGTAA